The Tachyglossus aculeatus isolate mTacAcu1 chromosome 22, mTacAcu1.pri, whole genome shotgun sequence genome window below encodes:
- the LOC119943592 gene encoding interferon-induced transmembrane protein 3-like produces the protein MSSSGLPFVGPNVGPSFPPRYEMLRDEHEIAVLSDGSRPDPRGTTVLNVQAFSPPPPDYLTWSLFNTLYMNICCLGFVAFIFSVKARDRKVLGDVSGAHGYASTSRCLNITALVLSLAFFILIVVLVATGVIVSDFHRG, from the exons ATGAGCAGCTCGGGCCTGCCTTTCGTGGGCCCTAACGTCGGCCCCTCATTCCCGCCCCGCTACGAGATGCTGCGGGACGAGCACGAGATCGCTGTACTGAGCGACGGGAGCAGGCCTGACCCCCGTGGGACCACGGTCCTCAACGTCCAGGCcttcagccccccgccccccgactacCTGACCTGGTCCCTCTTCAACACGCTCTACATGAACATCTGCTGCCTCGGCTTCGTCGCCTTCATCTTCTCCGTGAAG GCGAGAGACCGCAAAGTCCTCGGGGACGTGAGCGGGGCTCACGGCTACGCCTCCACCTCCAGATGCCTCAACATCACGGCCCTGGTCCTCAGCCTGGCCTTCTTCATCCTCATCGTCGTGCTGGTGGCCACCGGGGTCATCGTTAGTGACTTCCacaggggatag